The Mangifera indica cultivar Alphonso chromosome 12, CATAS_Mindica_2.1, whole genome shotgun sequence DNA window atgaggattttttttttttttcggttgaGAGCAGTCGAAGTCaaatagttttttcttctttttttggctGATATGTGCTACTACAATTTGGTTCTAATGCAGATAATAGTAAGAAATACACATAGTTTAACTACCAAATGttttgagaaaaattttaactgtaTTTGCATTGTGTATGAAATTCTTTCAGCACTTGTTGCTTAACCAGGTTTtgtggttttatatatatatatatatatttattctcaGATCTCCTTTTAAGTAggaaaattgaagataaatgCTAAAACATTCAATGGACTTTCTTTCTCACAGCTTTTAAATAGAGAAGGTGAAGACCAGTTTTCAAGTTCTCAACTTCATAATCTGATGAACATGATAAGAAATGCTGAGAAAAGTAAGCATTTCTTTTAAGTATACTCTTTAGTTTAATGTATTTTCTCTTTGGTGTGTTGTGTTATTACTGATTATGGAAAATGTTTGTTCATATAATTGTGCATTGTGCATTATTGGCAGATGTCCTTCTTCTCAACCAAGCACGAGTTCAAGCTCTTGAAGAGCTTCAGAAAATTCTCAGTGAGAAGGAGTCTTTGCAAGGAGAAATAAACGTTCTGGAGATGAGATTGGCTGAAACTGATGCACGGATGAAAGTTGCTGCTCAAGAGAAGATACATGCAGAACTCTTGGAAGATCAATTGCAGAAGCTACAGAATGAATCGGCTCTCAGTGGAGTTTCCGAAAATAGTGACCTGGACATGTACAAATGTCAAAGCAATGTACTGAACAATAGTAGTATTAATTCTCTTAGTCAGGAGCTTGATTCTTTGAGGACAGAGAATCTTTCGTTGAAGGGGGATATAGAAAAACTTAAAACAGAGCTAAATAATGTCAAGAATACAGATGAGCATGTAGAAATGCTGGAAAAAGAACGCTCACTCTTGCAGTCATCTTTGAAAGAACCAGaatctaaattttcaatatctcaAGAAGAAGTTTCAGAACTTTCTACTCTAAAAGTTGAATGCATGGGCTTATATAAGAAGATAGAAAATCTGCAGGGATTGCTGGATAAGTTGAGTAAACAGGCAGATCAAGCTATTTTAGTGTTACAGCAAAACCAGGAGATGAGAAAGAAGGTTGATAAGTTGGAAGAATCTTTTGATAAAGCTAATAGCTACAAGTTATCTTCAGAAAAAATGCAGCAATACAATGAGCTAATGCAACAAAAAATAAGACTATTGGAAGAGCGTCTTCAAAGGTCTAATGAAGAGATACATTCCTATGTTCAATTATATCAAGAATCTATGAAAGAATTTCAAGACACCCTTGGTAGTTTGAAAGAAGAAAGCAAGAACAGGGCACTAGATGAGCCTTTGTATGATATGCCTTCGGAATTTTGGAGTCGCTTGTTGCTTATGATTGATGGCTGGTTTCTTGAGAAGAAAATATCAACCAGCGAAGCAAAGCTATTGAGAGAAATGGTGTGGAAGAGGGACAGACATATTCATGATGCATACATGGCATGCCAGGAGAAAAATGAACATGAAGCGGTCTCTGCATTTCTCAGGCTGACATCATCAACAACAaggtattaatatatatttatatgtatatattgattGTAAATCTCAGTGAATAATTACTGTTCTTTTATTTGTTGCTTGGCTGAATTTTAGTTCAGGGTTGCATATCATTCATATTGCAGCAGAGATGGCACCAGTAGCTAAGGTATACTTTTACTCAGCTTGGTACTCTCTTTatgagtttatattattttgtcagTCTTAGAAAAGTTTCTTGATGAGGCCTTTTGTTTCAAAGGAATTTGACTCAGGGAAGCAACTTGAGCATTTGGCATATAAGTGTTTTCATTGTTGTCTGCAGCTTATCTCAGGCCTATTGGATGATATGCTAGCACTTACCTGCCCAATTATGTAGTCTAGTTTTGGCTTTATTGTATtcctcttttatatttttcaaattgtagtTCGGTATTTCTGTTGATATATAGATGGATTTAACTGTTACTGATGGAATCTGTGATTCATATCTTGAGAGATTATTAATAGTTTAGTTCTTAAGaagatttttgtattaattgaaaatgatagtttctCTCTATTTTCAGGTTGGTGGTTTGGGGGATGTTGTGACTGGTCTTGGTAAAGCACTGCAAAAGAGAGGTCACCTCGTAGAGATTGTTCTTCCAAAGTATGATTGCATGCAGTATGATCATATAGACAACATGAGGGTATGTGACAAATTACTGATGTATTAGCATGGAATAACAAGCGTTCTGGATAATTTATTTACTTGCACAGGCTTTGGATGTGGTGGTAGAGTCATACTTTGATGGAAGACTattcaaaaacataatttgGGTCGGCACAGTTGAAGGTTAGCCATTCAAGTAATCTTTGCTTGGATAAGATATTGTAGTATTGATTCTGATTGTTGCTGTGATTATGCAGGTCTTCCTGTTTATTTTGTTGAGCCTCTTCATCCTGATAAATTCTTTTGGAGAGGACAATATTATGGAGAACATGATGATTTCAAAcgtttttctttctttagccGTGCAGCACTTGAGTTACTCCTTCAAGCTGGCAAGAAACCGGACATCATCCATTGCCATGATTGGCAGACAGCTTTTGTTGTACggccaatttaaaatttaaccagtaacattttcttttagCTACTGAATAATTGTGTCATTACAGTCAAAGTCTCTTTATTTCATCTCTAGGCACCACTCTATTGGGATTTATATGCCTCAAAGGGATTGAATTCAGCTAGAATATGTTTTACTTGCCACAACTTTGAGTACCAAGGAACTGCACCTGCTTCAGCGTTGGCTTCTTGTGGTCTTCATGTCCAGCATCTAAACAGACCAGACAGGATGCAGGACAATTCATCACATGATAGGGTCAATCCTATTAAAGTAAAGAAATTATTGCATTCAATGATGGTCTTCCTCAGTGGAATGTTTTCTACTTTCCcgtcaattttttattttttgtttttttccagGGTGCAATTGTGTTCTCTAATATTGTGACAACAGTATCACCCTCCTATGCACAGGAAGTGCGTACAGCAGAGgtattgatttttttccttttgtggttataatatatatattatacatatcatGTTTGAAATTGCATATTACTAACATGTACATATGATATTTTCAACTTACATTAATTGTGCATGCTGGATATATTGCCAACCATCTAAATTGGTTTTATCCAAGGGTGTCaaatagtgaaaaaaaataaagtataaaagATGAGGCATGATGACGCTAATATCATCATCTCCCTGACTTCATGTTCTCTATGAAAAGaattgttaaaagaaaaaaacttgcTAAACTTTTCA harbors:
- the LOC123192292 gene encoding probable starch synthase 4, chloroplastic/amyloplastic is translated as MASKLSAYFLSPFFGTNNSNNTISNSISSNEHLNVRLFLSSRRFSPASCKMRQRNFSSQQKRQHVKKNLPQQPPVVADSVERVDADGDDDADSESGNDLTDAEVSLNEEIVDDIVNNHVAVEDTNEEDLESAIVPELKKTSLLNREGEDQFSSSQLHNLMNMIRNAEKNVLLLNQARVQALEELQKILSEKESLQGEINVLEMRLAETDARMKVAAQEKIHAELLEDQLQKLQNESALSGVSENSDLDMYKCQSNVLNNSSINSLSQELDSLRTENLSLKGDIEKLKTELNNVKNTDEHVEMLEKERSLLQSSLKEPESKFSISQEEVSELSTLKVECMGLYKKIENLQGLLDKLSKQADQAILVLQQNQEMRKKVDKLEESFDKANSYKLSSEKMQQYNELMQQKIRLLEERLQRSNEEIHSYVQLYQESMKEFQDTLGSLKEESKNRALDEPLYDMPSEFWSRLLLMIDGWFLEKKISTSEAKLLREMVWKRDRHIHDAYMACQEKNEHEAVSAFLRLTSSTTSSGLHIIHIAAEMAPVAKVGGLGDVVTGLGKALQKRGHLVEIVLPKYDCMQYDHIDNMRALDVVVESYFDGRLFKNIIWVGTVEGLPVYFVEPLHPDKFFWRGQYYGEHDDFKRFSFFSRAALELLLQAGKKPDIIHCHDWQTAFVAPLYWDLYASKGLNSARICFTCHNFEYQGTAPASALASCGLHVQHLNRPDRMQDNSSHDRVNPIKGAIVFSNIVTTVSPSYAQEVRTAEGGRGLHSTLNCHSKKFFGILNGIDTDAWNPASDATLEVQYNANNLQGKAENKLALRRHLGLSSAGTRQPLVGCITRLVPQKGVHLIRHAIYRTLELGGQFVLLGSSPVPHIQSEFKGIANQFKIHDHVRLILKYDESLAHSIYAASDMFIIPSLFEPCGLTQMIAMRYGSIPITRKTGGLNDSVFDVDDDTIPFQHRNGYTFLNPDEQGVNSALERAFSHYRNNPESWHQLVCKVMNMDWSWETSALQYEELYAKSLARARAFANRSKA